Below is a window of Metamycoplasma cloacale DNA.
GGCACGGGTAATTGCTTGTCTAATTCATCAGGTTGCATAAGTAGAGAATTTATAACCCTTTTTGTAATCAAATTTAGAAACAGCTTTCATAATTCCTGAATTACCTTCTGAAATTAAATCAATAAAAGTTAATCCACGATTTTTATAACGTTTTGCGTTATTAATAACTAATCTTAGATTTCTTTTAACTAGCATATCTCTAGCTTTTTTATAACGGTATTTATCTCCATTTTTTTCTGCTTCTTCCATTTTTTTAGCTAAATCAAGTTCTTCTTTTGGAGATAATAGTTTTCCGTATTTACCAATTCAACGCATGTATCATTTAACAATATCGTTTGTTTCGGTTAATTTATTAGTTAAGCCACTTTCATCTTTTAAGCTTAATTGACGTTCCTCTAATTTAATGTCATCAAAATCGTCGTAATCTTTAATCAATGATTCAGCATCAAATTCATCTTCGTCATCCATTTCATGCGCTTGTTCTATGTAATCGTCATGAACAAAATCTAGGTTATCTTCTTCATCAGAAATACCTTCTTCATCTGTCATGCGTACGCTTGAATCGTCATATTCAGAATCAACATCTAGTTCTTCGTTTTCATCAATATCTTCATCTAAATCTTCTTCTTCAATATCTTTGATTTGTGATTCATCAAAATCAATTTCATCAATGATTTCTTCCATTTCTTCTTCATCATCAAAATCAATTTTTGATTTAGATTTTTTACTTGATTTGATATTGCTTGCCAAATCAGTTTCAGTTACATCATCATCGTCACCGAAATCAATATCCATACTTAAAATGTTTTGTTTAATTAATTGTTCAAATAATTCATTGGTTTCTTCTTCATCAACGAATAGTTTCTTTTTCTCAAGGAATTTATAAACCTCTTCTTGATTAAAAGAAGTTTTACTTGCATTTTTCTTCTGAAGTTTGGTTAATTCTTCTTTTAGTTTTTTGACAACTAAATCAATTGATGTTTGTAATTCTGATTTTTCCATGTTATTCTCCTTTTTTTAATAGAATTATTTTTTTATGTTTTTTCTCTACGATATTTGTTAAATTTTTAATTTTTTCATTGAATTCATCTTTAGTGATTAAT
It encodes the following:
- a CDS encoding RNA polymerase sigma factor, producing the protein MEKSELQTSIDLVVKKLKEELTKLQKKNASKTSFNQEEVYKFLEKKKLFVDEEETNELFEQLIKQNILSMDIDFGDDDDVTETDLASNIKSSKKSKSKIDFDDEEEMEEIIDEIDFDESQIKDIEEEDLDEDIDENEELDVDSEYDDSSVRMTDEEGISDEEDNLDFVHDDYIEQAHEMDDEDEFDAESLIKDYDDFDDIKLEERQLSLKDESGLTNKLTETNDIVKWYMRWIGKYGKLLSPKEELDLAKKMEEAEKNGDKYRYKKARDMLVKRNLRLVINNAKRYKNRGLTFIDLISEGNSGIMKAVSKFDYKKGYKFSTYATWWIRQAITRAVADQARTIRVPVHMVETINKITKIERELQQELGYAPSDDEIAKKYGGDFTAEKVRYIRKINIDPISLDKSVGKEENSFYSDFVKDETVMSPTDYASHEELSVILNDMLEDSLDYEDRILIRKRFGIGKDKNGNTYRPHTLDELAKEMNLSKEKVRQLETKVLRKLKHPQIRKKLKEFFINESYDID